From a single Nitrogeniibacter mangrovi genomic region:
- a CDS encoding thiamine pyrophosphate-dependent enzyme, with the protein MTRTVSDIIVDVLIEAGAKRCYGIVGDTINHFTDALGATDLRWVHVRHEEVGALAAGGEAYMSGELAVCAGTCGPGSLHFVNGIFESHRNGAPVLLVASQVDRTEEGLGFPQAVDQKKIYEQCAVFCERISHPDQARRITVMAAQAALARRGVAVIVVNGDLLKARSADAVPWSVHRFAPLVRPGDDELDRLAAMIDAANRPVIYAGIGARGAHAELLALAAKIKAPIAHTSRAKEFVEPDNPYNIGMCGILGNRAGADAFDACDLLLCLGSDFAYTQFYPDEARIVQVDIDPAHIGRRTPVDLGLVGDVGATLRALTPRVAARPDDGWLTGARAQWQADLDTYAARSASGEDLIHPQTVTATLDELAAEDAIFTADGGSPMVWLLRHLRANGRRRFLTSLAHGTMANAYPQALGIALAYPGRQVIALCGDGGLSMLMGDLLTLVQERIPVKLLVYNNHSLGFVEMEQRVEGMLDRYTGLHNPDFEQLAQACGLAAWKVRQTSELASAMQAWLAVDQPALLDVEVNRMELVMPPQIAFSQVASTALFGAKAVLGGRADELVDLVRDNFLK; encoded by the coding sequence ATGACCCGAACCGTTTCCGACATCATCGTCGACGTCCTGATCGAGGCCGGCGCGAAGCGCTGCTACGGCATCGTCGGCGACACCATCAACCATTTCACCGACGCGCTCGGCGCCACCGACCTGCGCTGGGTGCATGTGCGCCACGAAGAGGTCGGCGCCCTGGCCGCCGGCGGCGAGGCCTACATGAGCGGCGAACTGGCCGTGTGCGCCGGCACCTGTGGCCCGGGCAGCCTGCACTTCGTCAACGGCATCTTCGAGAGCCATCGCAACGGCGCCCCGGTGCTGCTGGTCGCCTCCCAGGTGGACCGCACCGAGGAGGGCCTGGGTTTTCCCCAGGCGGTCGACCAGAAGAAGATCTACGAGCAGTGCGCGGTGTTCTGCGAACGCATCAGCCACCCCGACCAGGCCCGACGGATCACCGTCATGGCCGCCCAGGCGGCGCTGGCCCGGCGCGGCGTGGCGGTGATCGTCGTCAATGGCGATCTGCTCAAGGCGCGCTCGGCGGATGCCGTGCCCTGGTCGGTTCACCGCTTCGCGCCGCTCGTGCGCCCGGGCGACGACGAACTCGACCGGCTCGCGGCGATGATCGACGCGGCGAACAGGCCGGTCATCTATGCCGGCATCGGCGCCCGCGGGGCGCACGCCGAGCTGCTCGCGCTGGCGGCGAAAATCAAGGCCCCGATCGCCCACACCTCCCGCGCCAAGGAATTCGTCGAACCGGACAACCCGTACAACATCGGCATGTGCGGCATCCTCGGCAACCGGGCCGGCGCGGACGCCTTCGACGCCTGCGACCTGCTGCTGTGCCTGGGCAGCGACTTCGCCTACACCCAGTTCTATCCGGACGAGGCCCGGATCGTGCAGGTGGACATCGATCCGGCACACATTGGCCGGCGCACCCCGGTGGACCTGGGCCTGGTGGGCGACGTGGGCGCGACGCTGCGCGCGCTCACCCCCCGCGTCGCGGCGCGCCCGGACGACGGCTGGCTCACCGGCGCGCGGGCACAGTGGCAGGCCGACCTGGACACCTACGCCGCGCGCAGCGCATCGGGCGAAGACCTGATCCATCCGCAGACGGTCACCGCCACGCTCGACGAACTGGCCGCCGAGGACGCCATCTTCACCGCCGACGGCGGCTCGCCCATGGTGTGGCTGCTGCGCCACCTGCGCGCCAACGGCCGGCGCCGCTTCCTCACCAGCCTGGCCCACGGCACCATGGCCAACGCCTACCCGCAGGCGCTGGGCATCGCCCTGGCCTATCCCGGCCGCCAGGTCATCGCCCTGTGCGGCGACGGCGGGCTGAGCATGCTGATGGGCGACCTGCTCACGCTGGTGCAGGAACGCATCCCGGTCAAGCTGCTGGTCTACAACAACCACTCGCTGGGTTTCGTCGAGATGGAGCAGCGCGTCGAGGGCATGCTCGACCGCTACACCGGCCTGCACAATCCGGACTTCGAGCAGCTGGCCCAGGCCTGCGGCCTGGCCGCCTGGAAGGTGCGACAGACCTCGGAGCTGGCCTCGGCGATGCAAGCCTGGCTGGCCGTGGACCAGCCGGCGCTGCTGGATGTGGAGGTCAACCGCATGGAGCTGGTGATGCCACCGCAGATCGCGTTCTCCCAGGTCGCCTCGACCGCCCTGTTCGGTGCCAAGGCGGTGCTCGGCGGGCGCGCCGACGAGCTGGTCGACCTGGTGCGCGACAACTTCCTGAAGTGA
- a CDS encoding cytochrome c oxidase subunit 3 family protein, protein MDTMTLQTTQGLAPEQEAHPPGDLAIWFFILAELLAFAVFFAAYAFARAHNVALFNEMQLQVNRNAGALNTVLLVTASWCGARAVHAVERLNDSVVGARWLAGGIGCAGGFLVVKCFEYAAKFGAGINLSTNTFWMFYLSLTFFHFMHVILGMVILVVLWHQTRRGAYGPHNTNGLVSGAAYWHMVDLVWIVLFPLVYVMR, encoded by the coding sequence ATGGACACCATGACCCTTCAGACGACTCAAGGCCTCGCGCCCGAACAGGAAGCCCACCCGCCCGGCGATCTGGCGATCTGGTTCTTCATCCTCGCCGAGCTGCTCGCCTTCGCCGTATTCTTCGCCGCCTACGCCTTCGCACGGGCCCACAACGTCGCCCTCTTCAACGAGATGCAGTTGCAGGTCAATCGCAATGCCGGGGCGCTCAACACCGTGCTGCTGGTCACCGCCTCCTGGTGCGGGGCGCGGGCCGTGCACGCGGTCGAGCGGCTGAACGACTCGGTCGTCGGCGCCCGCTGGCTCGCCGGCGGCATCGGTTGCGCGGGCGGCTTCCTGGTGGTCAAGTGCTTCGAGTACGCGGCCAAGTTCGGCGCCGGCATCAACCTGTCCACCAACACCTTCTGGATGTTCTACCTGTCGCTCACCTTCTTCCACTTCATGCACGTGATCCTCGGCATGGTGATCCTGGTGGTGCTGTGGCATCAGACCCGGCGCGGCGCCTACGGCCCGCACAACACCAACGGCCTGGTCAGCGGCGCGGCCTACTGGCACATGGTCGACCTGGTGTGGATCGTCCTCTTCCCCCTGGTTTACGTGATGCGGTGA
- a CDS encoding FMN-binding glutamate synthase family protein, producing the protein MKTLSRYAVLLLVIVLSALGIVLAPRHAWAYWLLAVTLPLLLVGLRDLAQRGWTITRNYPITGHLRTFFYWLRPYLRSYIVEDDLTGTPYSYDARNLVHARARGRTDTQPFGTERNTDDHDHHWITHSIVPHPAPDTSPRVQVGNAQTRRPYSASVLNISAMSFGALSAHAIEALNLGAKRGGFYHDTGEGGISPYHLKHGGDLVWELGSGYFGARDRHGRFDPQLFHENASRDAVKMTEIKLSQGAKPGHGGLLPAAKVTEEIAAVRHVPAHQDCLSPRGHSAFSTPIEMLEFAARMRELSGGKPVGLKLCVGKPHEVFAIMKAILKTGITPEFIVVDGAEGGTGAAPAELSDWVGMPLMDALILMRNALVGAGLKGDIRLAASGKIHSGMGLARNLALGADWCNAARAFMFSVGCVQSQRCHLGTCPTGVATQDPLRQRALVPEVQGPRAARFHEKTVESLSEIVAAAGFAHPSDLQPYHLIHRIGPEKSAPVDQIHPFLPEDILLEAPDDTVYADWWRVAQAESFAPAEPLRNYRFGAGPGGSGPRGPTDFAGGTRP; encoded by the coding sequence ATGAAAACCCTGTCCCGTTATGCCGTGCTGCTCCTGGTCATCGTCCTGAGCGCGCTGGGCATCGTTCTCGCCCCCCGCCACGCATGGGCCTACTGGCTGCTGGCGGTCACGCTCCCGCTGCTGCTCGTCGGCCTCCGCGACCTCGCCCAGCGCGGCTGGACCATCACCCGCAACTATCCGATCACGGGGCATCTGCGCACCTTCTTCTACTGGCTGCGCCCCTATCTGCGCAGCTACATCGTCGAGGACGACCTGACCGGCACGCCCTACTCCTACGACGCGCGCAACCTGGTGCATGCGCGTGCCCGCGGGCGCACCGACACACAGCCGTTCGGCACCGAGCGCAACACCGACGACCACGACCACCACTGGATCACCCACTCCATCGTGCCCCATCCCGCGCCGGACACCTCCCCGCGGGTGCAGGTCGGCAACGCGCAGACGCGCCGCCCCTACAGCGCATCGGTACTCAACATCTCCGCCATGAGCTTCGGCGCCCTGTCGGCCCACGCCATCGAGGCCCTCAACCTGGGGGCGAAGCGCGGCGGCTTCTACCACGACACCGGCGAAGGCGGGATCAGCCCCTACCACCTGAAACACGGCGGCGACCTGGTCTGGGAGCTGGGCTCGGGCTACTTCGGCGCCCGCGACCGCCACGGCCGATTCGACCCGCAGCTGTTCCACGAGAACGCCTCGCGCGACGCGGTGAAGATGACCGAAATCAAGCTCTCCCAGGGCGCCAAGCCCGGCCATGGCGGCCTGCTGCCGGCCGCCAAGGTCACCGAGGAGATCGCCGCGGTCCGTCACGTGCCGGCCCACCAGGACTGCCTGTCGCCGCGCGGGCATAGCGCCTTCTCGACGCCCATCGAGATGCTCGAGTTCGCGGCGCGCATGCGCGAGCTGTCGGGCGGCAAGCCGGTGGGGCTCAAGCTGTGCGTGGGCAAGCCGCACGAGGTGTTCGCGATCATGAAGGCGATCCTCAAGACCGGCATCACACCGGAATTCATCGTCGTCGACGGCGCCGAAGGCGGCACCGGCGCGGCGCCGGCGGAGCTGTCGGACTGGGTCGGCATGCCGCTCATGGACGCGCTGATCCTCATGCGCAACGCCCTGGTGGGCGCCGGGCTGAAGGGCGACATCCGCCTGGCCGCCAGCGGCAAGATCCATTCGGGCATGGGCCTGGCGCGCAACCTGGCGCTGGGCGCGGACTGGTGCAACGCCGCCCGCGCGTTCATGTTCTCGGTCGGCTGCGTGCAGTCGCAGCGCTGCCATCTGGGCACCTGCCCGACCGGCGTCGCCACCCAGGACCCGCTGCGCCAGCGCGCCCTGGTACCGGAGGTGCAGGGGCCGCGGGCCGCCCGCTTCCACGAGAAGACCGTCGAATCCCTGTCCGAGATCGTCGCCGCGGCCGGCTTCGCCCACCCCAGCGACCTGCAGCCCTACCACCTGATTCATCGCATCGGGCCGGAAAAATCCGCCCCGGTGGACCAGATCCACCCCTTCCTGCCCGAAGACATCCTCCTCGAGGCCCCCGACGACACGGTGTATGCCGACTGGTGGCGGGTCGCGCAGGCGGAGAGCTTCGCGCCCGCCGAGCCCCTCAGGAACTACCGCTTCGGCGCCGGCCCGGGCGGATCCGGGCCGCGCGGCCCAACCGATTTCGCTGGAGGCACACGCCCATGA
- a CDS encoding NosR/NirI family protein → MEPVHPSAPTRFLAACRLWLLTLLLGITGLPALAGTYEAHLAPELESAPRMCDYAPCQDVIPGADSFSERRGTPPYVEAYKGSGARKQLLGYVMLSTDMTDTPGYSGKPIVTLIGMDTHGRFTGAKVLKHSEPILLLGIPESALIDFNNQYVGKFVGDNLEIGASRPEENVVGLDAITGATVTVVAQNQVMLTSGTSVAQQVGILKPTVRPQARFVDRGTAPDWATLVAEGAVQQLTVKPSEVGLPNNGTPFIDLWFGYLNEPDIGRAILGKNGYERLMAGLGEDDHAIFVIRTGGTESFKGSGFVRGGIYDRVQVRQGRDTFTFRDLDYQNLYGIAAQGAPAFVESGIFTIRGKGAFSGAFPWKFVFIGNKLDKATRAKTFANFDAEYWLPGTYLEGGRPEVVRPDPTWLRIWKERKLGIGAFIALLVAVATVYANRDRLVRRADHKHKWPVNAFKYTGWVLSIGFVGFGLLAQPSITQVLTWFHSLLFQWKWELFLTDPFIFIFWIFIIITVFVWGRGLFCGWLCPFGSLTELIYKTARLIGLKRFQRVPPKRVHDVLKWTKYAIFFGLLAVSMFSMGLAEKLAEVEPFKTTFLVGITHRTWPYALFASALLGISIFVERPFCKYLCPLGAALAMPTTFRWFGLKRKQECDSCKACAKSCGSLAIDKDGRIDQRECLLCMDCMILYHDDHGCPPLAKERRRRHKAGLPLTPIGKDGYFIPIQPVSAKAPRS, encoded by the coding sequence ATGGAACCAGTACACCCAAGCGCACCCACGAGATTCCTTGCCGCATGCCGCCTCTGGCTGCTCACGCTGCTGCTCGGGATCACCGGCCTGCCCGCGCTGGCGGGCACCTACGAAGCCCATCTGGCCCCCGAACTGGAGAGCGCGCCGCGCATGTGCGACTACGCGCCGTGCCAGGACGTGATCCCCGGCGCCGACAGCTTTTCCGAGCGCCGCGGCACGCCGCCCTATGTGGAAGCCTACAAGGGCAGCGGCGCACGGAAGCAGCTGCTCGGCTACGTCATGCTGTCCACCGACATGACCGACACCCCGGGGTATTCGGGCAAGCCCATCGTGACCCTGATCGGCATGGATACCCATGGCCGCTTCACCGGGGCGAAGGTGCTCAAGCACTCCGAGCCGATCCTGCTGCTGGGCATCCCCGAGTCGGCGCTGATCGATTTCAACAACCAGTACGTGGGCAAGTTCGTCGGCGACAACCTCGAGATCGGCGCCTCGCGACCGGAGGAGAACGTGGTCGGCCTGGATGCGATCACCGGCGCCACCGTGACCGTGGTGGCGCAGAACCAGGTGATGCTCACCTCGGGCACCTCGGTGGCCCAGCAGGTGGGCATCCTCAAGCCCACGGTGCGGCCCCAGGCCCGCTTCGTCGATCGCGGCACCGCGCCGGACTGGGCCACGCTGGTGGCCGAGGGCGCGGTCCAGCAGCTGACGGTGAAGCCCTCCGAGGTGGGCCTGCCGAACAACGGCACGCCCTTCATCGATCTGTGGTTCGGCTACCTGAACGAACCCGACATCGGCCGTGCCATCCTCGGCAAGAACGGCTACGAGCGTCTGATGGCCGGGCTCGGCGAGGACGATCACGCCATCTTCGTGATCCGCACCGGCGGGACCGAGTCCTTCAAGGGCTCCGGCTTCGTGCGCGGCGGCATCTACGACCGGGTGCAGGTGCGCCAGGGGCGCGACACCTTCACCTTCCGCGATCTGGACTACCAGAACCTCTACGGCATCGCCGCCCAGGGGGCGCCGGCCTTCGTCGAGTCGGGCATCTTCACCATCCGCGGCAAGGGCGCCTTCTCGGGCGCCTTCCCGTGGAAGTTCGTGTTCATCGGCAACAAGCTCGACAAGGCCACCCGCGCCAAGACCTTCGCCAACTTCGACGCCGAATACTGGCTGCCGGGCACCTATCTCGAAGGCGGGCGGCCCGAGGTGGTGCGCCCCGACCCCACCTGGCTGCGCATCTGGAAGGAGCGCAAGCTCGGCATCGGCGCCTTCATCGCCCTGCTGGTGGCGGTGGCCACCGTGTATGCCAATCGCGACCGGCTGGTGCGGCGCGCCGACCACAAGCACAAGTGGCCGGTCAATGCCTTCAAATACACCGGCTGGGTGCTGTCGATCGGCTTCGTCGGCTTCGGCCTGCTCGCCCAGCCCTCCATCACCCAGGTGCTCACCTGGTTCCACTCGCTGCTGTTCCAGTGGAAGTGGGAGCTGTTCCTCACCGACCCGTTCATCTTCATCTTCTGGATCTTCATCATCATCACGGTGTTCGTGTGGGGGCGCGGCCTGTTCTGCGGCTGGCTGTGCCCGTTCGGCTCGCTCACCGAGCTGATCTACAAGACCGCCCGCCTGATCGGCCTCAAGCGCTTCCAGCGGGTGCCGCCGAAGCGGGTGCACGACGTGCTCAAGTGGACCAAGTACGCCATCTTCTTCGGCCTGCTGGCGGTGTCGATGTTCTCCATGGGCCTGGCCGAGAAGCTGGCCGAGGTGGAGCCGTTCAAGACCACCTTCCTGGTCGGCATCACCCACCGCACCTGGCCCTATGCGCTGTTCGCCTCGGCGCTGCTGGGCATCTCCATCTTCGTCGAGCGGCCCTTCTGCAAGTACCTGTGCCCGCTGGGCGCGGCGCTGGCGATGCCGACCACCTTCAGATGGTTCGGGCTCAAGCGCAAACAGGAGTGCGATTCGTGCAAGGCCTGCGCGAAGAGCTGCGGATCGCTGGCCATCGACAAGGACGGGCGCATCGACCAGCGTGAATGCCTGCTGTGCATGGACTGCATGATCCTCTATCACGACGACCACGGCTGCCCGCCGCTGGCCAAGGAGCGCCGCCGTCGCCACAAGGCCGGCCTGCCGCTCACGCCGATCGGCAAGGACGGCTACTTCATCCCCATCCAACCGGTGAGCGCGAAGGCGCCGAGGAGCTGA
- the nosZ gene encoding TAT-dependent nitrous-oxide reductase, with amino-acid sequence MSQKHDHDVEPNDPTRRRFLNTAALTGLAGAGLAVGLSACNKEQAAAPAGAPAAKAEPMASAVSGAYEVAPGQLDTYYSFCSGGHSGEVRIYGLPSGRLFKRIPVFNTDALTGWGITNESRAILGTKPDGSLKYTTGDTHHVHQSYKDGVYDGKYIFVNDKIHGRIARIRMDTMECDKITELPNIQGFHGIFSDKRDPVDPAINYTTRVFCGGEFSIPLPNDGRDLDKPEAYRSLFTCVDSETLEPRWQVLIDGNCDLVATSYDGKLACTNQYNTEMGVLYPGMMSAERDACLFFNVARIEQAVKDGKFQTIDGSKVPVVDGTRAANADPKTALTCYVPVPKNPHGVNASPDGKYYACSGKLSPTATLIEHDLVLKWFDGGLKTERDTVVAEPEIGLGPLHTGFDGRGNAYTTLFLDSQIVKWNLEAAIKSFQGDKNAQPVVDRIDVMYQPGHGFTSMGETNQPDGKFFLSDNKFSKDRFLPVGPLHPETAQLIDISGDKMKLVADHSVYSEPHDSIIVRRDLIKTRQIYNMDEFPNAVKSPKDSGVFRDGKKVTIKLTSQAPAFSLTEFKVKQGDEVTIILTNHDKVEDLTHGFAIPKYNIQFIVNPQETKSVTFVADKPGVYWCYCTNFCHALHLEMRSRLLVEA; translated from the coding sequence ATGAGCCAGAAACACGACCACGACGTTGAGCCGAACGACCCGACCCGGCGCCGATTCCTGAATACCGCGGCCCTGACCGGCCTGGCCGGCGCGGGTCTCGCCGTCGGCCTGTCGGCCTGCAACAAGGAGCAGGCCGCGGCACCGGCCGGTGCGCCGGCCGCCAAGGCCGAGCCCATGGCTTCCGCCGTGTCGGGCGCCTACGAAGTGGCGCCGGGCCAGCTGGACACCTACTACAGCTTCTGCAGCGGTGGCCACTCCGGCGAGGTGCGCATCTACGGCCTGCCCTCCGGGCGCCTGTTCAAGCGCATCCCGGTGTTCAACACCGACGCGCTCACCGGCTGGGGCATCACCAACGAATCGCGCGCCATCCTCGGCACCAAGCCCGACGGTTCGCTCAAGTACACCACCGGCGACACCCACCACGTGCATCAGTCCTACAAGGACGGGGTCTACGACGGCAAGTACATCTTCGTGAACGACAAGATCCACGGCCGTATCGCCCGCATCCGCATGGACACCATGGAATGCGACAAGATCACCGAGCTGCCCAACATCCAGGGCTTCCACGGCATCTTCTCCGACAAGCGCGACCCGGTCGACCCGGCGATCAACTACACCACCCGCGTGTTCTGCGGCGGCGAGTTCTCCATTCCGCTGCCCAACGACGGCCGTGACCTGGACAAGCCCGAGGCCTACCGCTCGCTGTTCACCTGCGTGGATTCGGAGACCCTGGAGCCGCGCTGGCAGGTGCTGATCGACGGCAACTGCGATCTGGTGGCGACCTCCTACGACGGCAAGCTGGCGTGCACCAACCAGTACAACACCGAGATGGGCGTGCTCTATCCGGGGATGATGTCGGCCGAGCGCGACGCCTGCCTGTTCTTCAACGTGGCGCGCATCGAGCAGGCGGTCAAGGACGGCAAGTTCCAGACCATCGACGGCTCCAAGGTGCCGGTGGTCGACGGCACCCGTGCCGCCAACGCCGATCCGAAGACCGCGCTGACCTGCTACGTGCCGGTGCCGAAGAACCCGCACGGGGTCAACGCCAGCCCGGACGGCAAGTACTACGCCTGCTCCGGCAAGCTGTCGCCCACCGCGACCCTGATCGAGCACGACCTGGTGCTCAAGTGGTTCGACGGCGGCCTCAAGACCGAGCGCGACACCGTGGTCGCCGAGCCCGAGATCGGCCTGGGCCCCCTGCACACCGGTTTCGACGGTCGTGGCAACGCCTACACCACGCTGTTCCTCGACAGCCAGATCGTGAAGTGGAACCTGGAGGCGGCGATCAAGTCCTTCCAGGGCGACAAGAACGCGCAGCCGGTGGTCGATCGCATCGACGTGATGTACCAGCCGGGTCACGGCTTCACCTCCATGGGCGAGACCAACCAGCCGGACGGCAAGTTCTTCCTGTCCGACAACAAGTTCTCCAAGGACCGCTTCCTGCCGGTCGGCCCGCTGCATCCGGAAACCGCGCAGCTGATCGACATCAGCGGCGACAAGATGAAGCTGGTGGCGGATCACTCGGTGTACTCCGAGCCCCACGACTCGATCATCGTGCGCCGCGATCTGATCAAGACCCGTCAGATCTACAACATGGACGAGTTCCCGAACGCGGTGAAGAGCCCGAAGGACTCCGGCGTGTTCCGCGACGGCAAGAAGGTCACCATCAAGCTCACCAGCCAGGCACCGGCCTTCAGCCTGACCGAGTTCAAGGTGAAGCAGGGCGACGAGGTCACCATCATCCTCACCAACCACGACAAGGTGGAGGATCTGACCCACGGCTTCGCGATCCCGAAGTACAACATCCAGTTCATCGTCAATCCGCAGGAGACCAAGTCGGTCACCTTCGTTGCCGACAAGCCGGGTGTCTACTGGTGCTACTGCACCAACTTCTGCCACGCGCTGCACCTGGAGATGCGCAGCCGCCTGCTCGTCGAGGCCTGA
- a CDS encoding cytochrome C oxidase subunit IV family protein — translation MKFDRLDFVWLFLLAATATTWFIGEEGAAGLGIMATLLVLSFLKGRFVVLDFMGLRGVRLMWRALLIGWLVFVASLIALAYWMAL, via the coding sequence ATGAAATTCGACCGACTCGACTTCGTGTGGCTGTTCCTGCTGGCCGCCACCGCGACCACCTGGTTCATCGGCGAGGAAGGCGCCGCCGGCCTCGGAATCATGGCCACGCTGCTGGTACTCTCCTTCCTCAAGGGCCGTTTCGTGGTGCTCGACTTCATGGGCCTGCGCGGCGTGCGCCTCATGTGGCGGGCACTGCTGATCGGCTGGCTGGTCTTCGTCGCCAGCCTGATCGCGCTGGCCTACTGGATGGCCCTCTAA
- a CDS encoding c-type cytochrome, with product MSGTFTKSMARNIFYGGTVFFILLFLALTFDTQTTLPKRDNRANLTDAVARGKKVWETNDCIGCHTLLGEGAYFAPELGNVYKRRGPEFIKAWIQAQPTGAPGRRQMPNFHLTDQQLDDLVEFLKYSSEIKTNNWPPNIEG from the coding sequence ATGAGCGGCACATTCACAAAATCGATGGCGCGAAACATCTTTTACGGGGGGACGGTGTTCTTCATCCTCCTGTTTCTCGCGCTGACCTTCGACACCCAGACCACACTGCCCAAGCGGGACAACCGGGCCAACCTGACCGACGCCGTCGCGCGCGGCAAGAAGGTGTGGGAGACCAACGACTGCATCGGCTGTCACACCCTGCTGGGTGAAGGCGCCTACTTCGCGCCGGAACTGGGCAACGTCTACAAGCGGCGCGGCCCCGAGTTCATCAAGGCCTGGATCCAGGCGCAGCCCACGGGTGCCCCGGGACGCCGCCAGATGCCCAACTTCCACCTGACCGACCAGCAGCTGGACGATCTCGTCGAGTTCCTCAAGTACTCCTCCGAGATCAAGACCAACAACTGGCCGCCCAACATCGAAGGCTGA
- a CDS encoding cbb3-type cytochrome c oxidase subunit I, with the protein MQYKSQAVAKPYFIAAIGLFVGQILFGLIMGLQYVIGDFLFPAIPFNVARMVHTNLLIVWLLFGFMGAAYYMVPEESETELWSPKLALAMFWIFLVAGALTIVGYLTVPYATLAEYTGNNILSTMGREFLEQPLLTKIGIVVVALAFLLNLTMTMLKGRKTSISMVLMLGLWGLAVFFLFSFYNPDNLVLDKFYWWWVVHLWVEGVWELILGALLAFVLIKVTGVDREVIEKWLYVIITLTLITGIIGTGHHYFWIGTPGYWQWWGSIFSALEPIPFFAMTVFAFNMVNRRRREHPNKAATLWALGTGVMSFLGAGVWGFLHTLAPVNYYTHGTQITAAHGHMAFYGAYAMVVLCIISYAMPLLRGRAANSNKAQVMEMWSFWLMTISMVFITLFLTAAGILQVWLQRYSDTPIPFMQAQDQISLFYWMREWTGVIFLIGLVVYVASFFVKGEEKAASA; encoded by the coding sequence ATGCAATACAAATCCCAGGCTGTCGCGAAGCCCTACTTCATCGCGGCCATCGGGTTGTTCGTCGGGCAGATCCTGTTCGGGCTCATCATGGGCCTGCAGTATGTCATCGGCGACTTCCTCTTCCCCGCCATCCCGTTCAACGTGGCACGGATGGTCCATACCAACCTTCTGATCGTGTGGCTGCTGTTCGGCTTCATGGGCGCGGCCTACTACATGGTGCCGGAGGAATCCGAAACCGAGTTGTGGTCACCCAAGCTGGCGCTGGCCATGTTCTGGATCTTCCTCGTCGCCGGGGCGCTGACCATCGTCGGCTACCTGACGGTGCCCTACGCCACCCTGGCGGAGTACACAGGCAACAACATCCTGTCCACCATGGGCCGGGAGTTCCTAGAGCAACCCCTGCTGACCAAGATCGGCATCGTGGTGGTGGCGCTGGCCTTCCTGCTCAACCTGACCATGACCATGCTCAAGGGCCGCAAGACCTCCATCAGCATGGTGCTCATGCTCGGTCTGTGGGGCCTGGCGGTGTTCTTCCTGTTCTCCTTCTACAACCCCGATAACCTGGTGCTCGACAAGTTCTACTGGTGGTGGGTGGTGCATCTGTGGGTCGAGGGCGTGTGGGAACTGATCCTCGGCGCGCTGCTGGCCTTCGTGCTCATCAAGGTGACCGGGGTGGACCGCGAGGTGATCGAAAAGTGGCTGTACGTGATCATCACCCTGACGCTCATCACCGGCATCATCGGCACGGGTCACCACTACTTCTGGATCGGGACGCCGGGCTACTGGCAGTGGTGGGGTTCGATCTTCTCCGCCCTGGAGCCGATCCCCTTCTTCGCCATGACCGTCTTCGCCTTCAACATGGTCAACCGTCGCCGTCGCGAGCATCCCAACAAGGCCGCCACCCTGTGGGCCCTGGGCACCGGCGTGATGTCCTTCCTCGGCGCTGGCGTGTGGGGCTTCCTGCACACCCTGGCACCGGTGAACTACTACACCCACGGCACCCAGATCACCGCCGCCCACGGCCACATGGCCTTCTACGGCGCCTATGCCATGGTCGTGCTGTGCATCATCAGCTACGCCATGCCGCTGCTGCGCGGTCGTGCCGCCAACAGCAACAAGGCTCAGGTGATGGAGATGTGGAGCTTCTGGCTGATGACCATCTCGATGGTGTTCATCACCCTGTTCCTCACCGCCGCCGGCATCCTGCAGGTGTGGCTGCAGCGCTACTCCGACACACCCATCCCGTTCATGCAGGCGCAGGACCAGATCAGCCTGTTCTACTGGATGCGTGAATGGACCGGCGTGATCTTCCTCATCGGCCTGGTGGTGTATGTGGCGAGCTTCTTCGTCAAGGGCGAGGAGAAGGCCGCCTCGGCCTGA